In Gossypium arboreum isolate Shixiya-1 chromosome 6, ASM2569848v2, whole genome shotgun sequence, the following are encoded in one genomic region:
- the LOC108485763 gene encoding sodium/hydrogen exchanger 1-like, which produces MNESITALIIGVFIEVIILLTSEGKSSHLLVFSEDLFFIHILPPIIFNTEIGHYTIPKEMNKVYNWLTARLRLEG; this is translated from the exons ATGAACGAATCAATTACTGCCCTTATCATT GGTGTTTTTATTGAGGTCATTATTTTGTTGACAAGTGAGGGTAAAAGCTCTCATCTTTTAGTCTTTAGTGAAGATCTGTTCTTTATCCATATTCTGCCCCCTATTATATTCAATACTGA GATTGGTCATTACACAATCCCTAAAGAGATGAATAAGGTCTACAATTGGCTTACAGCAAGGTTGAGGCTTGAGGGATAG